One Campylobacter sputorum subsp. sputorum DNA segment encodes these proteins:
- the rny gene encoding ribonuclease Y, whose translation MIDILIGLGAGVIGAGGGYLVAKKINDASHEIYIVQAKEKAKAIEKEAEKKLMESDLKVQKAEFEARKNYEDKSYKLQKEYSLKFDDIAKKESILQSEQQILKNTKSDFEKEKQNLEKLKEENLSLKKIYEEKLAQSLQILERAAGMTQEEARYNILKQVEEKSRADIAHIVRKHEEEAKKESKRRVNYILAQATTRFAGEFAAERLINVVNIKNDELKGRIIGKEGRNIKTLEMVLGVDVIIDDTPHAIVLSSFNLYRRAIATKVIELLVEDGRIQPARIEDIYKKVFDEFEQSVQEEGENIVMDLGLNGIHPEIVKLIGKLKFRASYGQNALSHSLEVAHLAGIIAAETGGDEKLAKRAGLLHDIGKALTHEYEGSHVDLGAEICKRYKEHDVVINAIYAHHGHEEATSIESAAVCTADVLSAARPGARREVLESFLKRVEAIEEIAKGKHGIKQAYAINAGREIRVIANAKLINDDEAVLMAKEIADEIHEKVQYPGEIKVNVIREIRAVNYAK comes from the coding sequence ATGATAGATATTTTAATAGGTTTAGGAGCAGGTGTAATCGGAGCAGGCGGAGGTTATTTAGTAGCTAAAAAGATAAATGATGCTAGTCATGAGATATATATAGTTCAAGCTAAAGAAAAAGCAAAGGCTATAGAAAAAGAAGCTGAAAAAAAGCTAATGGAATCTGATCTTAAGGTTCAAAAGGCTGAGTTTGAGGCTAGAAAAAATTATGAAGATAAAAGTTATAAACTTCAAAAAGAATACAGTCTAAAATTTGATGATATTGCTAAAAAAGAGAGTATTTTGCAAAGCGAACAGCAAATTTTAAAAAATACCAAATCTGATTTTGAAAAAGAAAAGCAAAATTTAGAGAAACTCAAAGAAGAAAATTTAAGTCTAAAGAAAATTTATGAAGAAAAATTAGCTCAATCTTTGCAAATTCTTGAGCGTGCTGCTGGAATGACGCAAGAAGAAGCACGATATAATATATTAAAACAAGTTGAAGAAAAAAGCAGAGCAGATATCGCCCATATAGTAAGAAAACACGAAGAAGAGGCTAAAAAAGAGTCAAAAAGAAGAGTAAATTATATATTAGCTCAGGCTACTACGCGTTTTGCCGGAGAATTTGCTGCTGAGAGACTTATAAATGTTGTAAATATAAAAAATGATGAACTAAAAGGTAGAATCATAGGAAAAGAGGGTAGAAATATTAAAACTTTAGAGATGGTTTTAGGTGTTGATGTTATCATTGATGATACTCCTCATGCCATAGTTTTAAGTAGTTTTAATCTTTATAGAAGAGCAATAGCAACCAAAGTTATAGAGCTTTTAGTTGAAGATGGTAGGATTCAGCCTGCTAGAATAGAGGATATTTATAAAAAAGTTTTTGATGAATTTGAACAAAGTGTGCAAGAAGAGGGCGAAAATATAGTTATGGACCTTGGTTTAAATGGCATACATCCAGAGATAGTAAAACTTATAGGTAAGCTTAAATTTAGGGCAAGCTACGGACAAAATGCTCTTTCTCATAGCTTAGAAGTTGCACATTTAGCTGGCATAATAGCTGCTGAAACAGGCGGGGATGAAAAGCTTGCTAAAAGAGCTGGGCTTTTGCATGATATAGGTAAGGCTTTAACGCACGAATATGAAGGAAGTCATGTTGATTTAGGGGCTGAGATTTGTAAAAGATACAAAGAACACGATGTTGTCATAAATGCTATTTATGCTCACCATGGGCATGAGGAAGCAACTAGTATTGAAAGTGCGGCAGTTTGTACAGCAGATGTACTAAGTGCAGCAAGACCTGGTGCTAGAAGAGAAGTTTTGGAATCTTTCTTAAAAAGAGTTGAAGCTATAGAAGAAATAGCTAAAGGAAAACACGGCATAAAACAGGCTTACGCCATAAATGCTGGTCGCGAAATAAGAGTTATAGCAAATGCAAAACTTATAAATGATGATGAAGCAGTGCTTATGGCAAAAGAGATAGCTGATGAAATTCACGAAAAAGTTCAATACCCTGGTGAAATAAAAGTTAATGTTATACGAGAAATTAGGGCGGTAAATTATGCTAAATAA
- a CDS encoding 5-formyltetrahydrofolate cyclo-ligase has product MRKSIKQDLSKRVKISAKSTHYRMFGNLLNLINFICAKRILIFLPLQSEPNLYKIMRYMRRKYELYVPFMLSKSLKMVKLRQPIHIKRFGVKEPNFSNAYTKKIDLAIVPVVGVDMDFARIGHGKGFYDMFFSNLNYRPIIVFISISNYFVNYRVCEKHDIKCDFYLTPTKIYSKRGFNDRYFNRFRSRCNRSRRRLFSS; this is encoded by the coding sequence TTGAGAAAATCTATAAAGCAAGATTTGTCTAAAAGAGTTAAAATTAGTGCAAAATCTACCCATTATAGAATGTTTGGAAATCTTTTGAATTTAATAAATTTTATTTGTGCTAAACGAATTTTAATTTTTTTGCCTTTACAAAGTGAGCCAAATTTATACAAAATAATGAGATATATGCGTAGAAAATATGAATTATATGTTCCGTTTATGTTAAGTAAAAGTTTAAAAATGGTAAAATTAAGACAGCCAATACATATTAAGCGTTTTGGTGTCAAAGAACCAAATTTTTCAAATGCTTATACAAAAAAAATAGATCTGGCTATAGTCCCTGTCGTTGGGGTTGATATGGATTTTGCTAGAATAGGACATGGAAAGGGATTTTACGATATGTTTTTTTCAAATTTAAATTATCGCCCAATCATAGTTTTTATAAGCATAAGCAACTATTTTGTTAATTACCGTGTATGTGAAAAACACGATATAAAATGTGATTTTTATTTAACCCCTACTAAAATTTATTCTAAAAGAGGATTTAATGATAGATATTTTAATAGGTTTAGGAGCAGGTGTAATCGGAGCAGGCGGAGGTTATTTAGTAGCTAA
- a CDS encoding TlpA family protein disulfide reductase: MKLRFLIITLICVIFFYGCEKKTQDDKQNSNLKEDNQTAMIEQDYTAPFLLNLQNKKLLSMQKNEDGFKIENNDKAILFTFFTTWCPPCKAEIPHLNEIQNMFKDNLMIVGVLMEEKTQEEVNEFIKQNNINYEISSGESNFFFSNAIGGINGVPYTILYDKNGKYISRYLGLVPREMLISDINKVLL, translated from the coding sequence ATGAAATTAAGATTTTTAATTATAACATTAATTTGCGTTATATTTTTTTATGGATGTGAGAAAAAAACACAAGATGATAAGCAAAACTCAAATTTAAAAGAAGACAACCAAACGGCGATGATAGAACAAGATTATACTGCACCTTTTTTATTAAATTTACAAAATAAAAAACTTCTATCAATGCAAAAAAATGAAGATGGATTTAAAATAGAAAATAACGATAAAGCTATACTTTTTACATTTTTTACGACTTGGTGCCCACCTTGTAAAGCAGAAATCCCCCATCTCAATGAAATACAAAATATGTTTAAAGATAATCTTATGATTGTTGGTGTTTTAATGGAAGAAAAAACACAAGAAGAAGTGAATGAATTTATAAAACAAAACAACATAAATTACGAAATATCTAGCGGTGAGTCAAATTTCTTTTTTAGTAACGCAATTGGCGGAATAAACGGCGTCCCATACACTATACTTTATGATAAAAATGGAAAATATATATCAAGATATCTTGGTCTTGTTCCAAGAGAAATGTTGATTTCGGATATAAATAAGGTTTTATTATAA
- the ftsY gene encoding signal recognition particle-docking protein FtsY: MLDFLKKTFSAINSAKPKNKIISKEVLEDMLLEADVDYSIVEEIIYYLPPNDMVKRDDLKRVMLTYFLYPKQEEKNAIPFVELILGVNGAGKTTTIAKLANLYKNNGKKVMLGACDTFRAGAVEQLKLWANKINIPIVFSAQGHDPAAVAYDTISSAIAKKIDNVLIDTAGRLQNKKNLANELEKIVRISSKAMQSAPHRKILVLDGTQGTAGFSQAKAFNEIIKLDGVIITKLDGTPKGGALFSIARELELPILYIGTGEKQDDILEFRAQDFVDSILESIFE; encoded by the coding sequence ATGCTTGACTTTCTTAAAAAAACATTTAGTGCAATCAATAGCGCAAAACCAAAAAATAAAATAATTTCAAAAGAAGTTTTAGAAGATATGTTACTTGAAGCTGATGTTGATTACTCTATAGTAGAAGAAATTATTTACTACCTGCCGCCAAATGATATGGTAAAAAGAGATGACTTAAAAAGAGTTATGCTTACATATTTTTTATACCCAAAACAAGAAGAGAAAAATGCAATACCTTTTGTAGAACTAATACTTGGTGTAAATGGGGCTGGAAAAACAACAACTATAGCAAAACTTGCAAATTTATATAAAAATAATGGCAAAAAAGTTATGCTTGGAGCTTGTGATACATTTAGAGCAGGAGCGGTTGAGCAGTTAAAATTATGGGCAAATAAAATAAATATCCCTATAGTGTTTTCTGCACAAGGTCACGATCCTGCTGCAGTTGCTTACGATACTATAAGCTCTGCAATAGCAAAAAAAATTGATAATGTTTTAATTGATACAGCAGGAAGACTACAAAATAAGAAAAACCTAGCAAATGAACTTGAAAAAATTGTCAGAATTAGCTCTAAGGCTATGCAATCAGCACCACATAGAAAAATTTTAGTTTTAGATGGCACTCAAGGAACTGCCGGTTTTTCTCAAGCAAAAGCATTTAACGAGATAATAAAACTTGATGGCGTAATTATAACAAAGCTCGATGGAACTCCTAAAGGCGGGGCACTTTTTAGCATAGCAAGAGAGCTAGAGCTTCCTATACTTTACATAGGAACAGGCGAAAAACAAGATGACATCTTAGAGTTTAGGGCACAAGATTTTGTTGATTCTATATTAGAAAGTATATTTGAATAA
- the brnQ gene encoding branched-chain amino acid transport system II carrier protein — protein sequence MTKISKKQFLVISLMLFSMFFGAGNFIFPPMLGKEAGVNVYEAILFFCITGVALPVLGIAAVAKSHSMDNLVRRVDPYFAMIFTILIYITIGPAFAIPRAANMPFEVTIAPFISTENQSIGLFVYTLIYFIINYLICINPSKMVEMLGKILTPLMLILIVFLFISNIINPIGEFGPAVGKYASHPIASGFLAGYETMDALASLVFGIVVINAIKNLGLTNNRVIVKSTIKSGILAGAILMSIYMMLAYIGASTSSLFPDVKNGAALLSNITNQLFGGFGVFVLGTIFLLACITTTVGLISSASEFFSGLVKNTSYKFWVITWSFLSFCVANVGLNALLTYSIPVLIALYPITIVLIILALINNFINSSKLIYRTCVYVAVIMGIVNGFDAAGIKIPMISEVFAKIPFYDIGLGWIIPEILCLMITYIIHLFRKKDGI from the coding sequence ATGACAAAGATTAGTAAAAAGCAGTTTTTGGTTATATCGCTTATGTTATTTTCAATGTTTTTTGGAGCAGGAAATTTTATATTTCCCCCAATGCTTGGAAAAGAAGCTGGTGTAAATGTATATGAAGCAATTTTGTTTTTTTGTATTACTGGTGTAGCTCTTCCTGTTCTTGGGATAGCAGCTGTTGCAAAAAGCCATAGCATGGATAACTTGGTAAGAAGAGTAGATCCGTATTTTGCGATGATTTTTACTATTTTAATTTATATTACCATAGGACCAGCTTTTGCTATACCAAGAGCTGCAAATATGCCATTTGAAGTTACTATAGCCCCATTTATATCTACTGAGAATCAATCAATTGGGCTTTTTGTTTATACTCTTATATATTTTATAATAAACTATTTGATATGCATAAATCCTAGTAAAATGGTTGAAATGCTTGGAAAAATACTAACACCGCTTATGTTAATTTTGATTGTTTTTCTATTCATATCAAATATTATTAATCCTATAGGGGAATTTGGACCCGCTGTTGGAAAATATGCATCGCATCCTATCGCATCTGGATTTTTAGCAGGTTATGAGACTATGGACGCTCTTGCTTCATTAGTTTTTGGTATAGTTGTGATTAATGCTATAAAAAATCTTGGATTAACAAACAATAGAGTAATAGTAAAATCAACTATCAAATCAGGAATTTTAGCCGGTGCCATACTAATGTCTATTTATATGATGCTTGCATATATTGGTGCTAGCACATCTTCGTTGTTTCCAGATGTGAAAAATGGTGCAGCTTTGCTTTCTAATATCACAAATCAGCTTTTTGGTGGGTTTGGAGTGTTTGTTTTGGGAACTATATTTTTACTAGCTTGTATAACTACAACGGTTGGACTTATATCATCAGCTAGTGAATTTTTCTCGGGTTTAGTTAAAAATACAAGCTATAAATTTTGGGTTATAACTTGGTCTTTCCTTAGTTTTTGTGTTGCAAATGTAGGCTTAAATGCTCTTTTAACATATAGCATACCTGTATTAATAGCTCTATATCCAATAACCATAGTTTTAATAATCTTAGCTTTGATTAATAACTTTATAAACTCATCTAAGCTTATTTATAGAACTTGTGTTTATGTTGCTGTGATAATGGGGATTGTAAATGGATTTGATGCAGCTGGTATAAAAATTCCTATGATTTCTGAAGTTTTTGCAAAAATACCTTTTTATGATATAGGTCTTGGTTGGATAATACCAGAAATTTTATGCCTTATGATAACTTATATAATTCATCTTTTTAGAAAAAAGGATGGAATTTAG
- a CDS encoding CZB domain-containing protein: protein MYKIFITLVKLDHVLFKVGGYGEILSENLNQLSDHLHCRLGKWACTNGKENFGDTKAFRKIETPHKMVHELINKSIKDFSNQENKSQIINNFKEAEKHTIELFNIFDEMLEEKIPKNNSLYVAK, encoded by the coding sequence ATGTATAAAATTTTTATTACTTTAGTTAAACTTGATCATGTTTTATTTAAAGTTGGCGGATATGGAGAAATTTTATCTGAGAATTTAAATCAATTAAGTGATCATTTACATTGTCGTCTTGGAAAATGGGCTTGCACAAACGGAAAAGAGAACTTTGGAGATACAAAAGCATTTAGAAAAATAGAAACACCTCACAAAATGGTTCACGAATTAATCAATAAATCTATAAAAGATTTTTCAAATCAAGAAAATAAAAGTCAAATTATAAACAATTTCAAAGAAGCAGAAAAACATACTATAGAACTTTTTAATATTTTTGATGAAATGCTTGAAGAAAAAATTCCAAAAAATAATTCATTATATGTGGCTAAATAA